A single window of Natranaerovirga pectinivora DNA harbors:
- a CDS encoding DUF2935 domain-containing protein — protein MFFSIYGGILPLRVLEEISFWKLQEKEHTTVILQTLEVLEPIYIQELERWHIDLAETEETANDYLRAYASPTNGRIFTLEELDPFIQHCFDQSNQFIIFLAEMINNSIVADIQRFAPIIVDHVIRESRYFVDITQKLIEGEVITFDPLDT, from the coding sequence ATGTTTTTTTCAATTTATGGTGGTATATTACCGTTAAGAGTCCTTGAAGAAATAAGCTTTTGGAAACTTCAAGAAAAAGAGCATACAACGGTTATCTTACAAACCCTTGAAGTACTAGAACCCATATATATTCAAGAATTAGAAAGGTGGCATATAGACTTAGCAGAAACTGAAGAAACCGCTAATGACTATTTAAGAGCTTATGCATCGCCTACTAACGGAAGAATATTTACTCTTGAAGAGTTAGACCCTTTTATTCAACATTGTTTTGATCAAAGCAATCAATTTATAATCTTTCTTGCCGAAATGATTAATAATAGCATTGTTGCAGACATCCAGAGATTTGCACCAATAATTGTAGACCATGTTATTCGTGAGTCTAGATATTTCGTTGATATTACTCAAAAACTAATTGAAGGAGAAGTCATCACCTTTGACCCCTTAGATACATAA
- a CDS encoding RluA family pseudouridine synthase has translation MELNILFEDNHIIVVEKPPKVPSQQDKTNDLDLLTMIKEHIKKEHPQVKEPYIALIHRLDRPVGGVMVYGKTKFASGKLSEQIQKKQMTKKYIGVVCGIPKDKMGELKNHLVKISVKNYSKVVPNKQNNSKEAILEYKVIESCQDDKGILSLLEFNLITGRHHQIRVQTAHAGWPLWGDTKYNNEFKDNKEWTQVALWAKELSFNHPKTNKPLTFESMPTKEYPFNLFKNT, from the coding sequence ATGGAATTAAACATTTTATTTGAAGATAATCATATAATAGTAGTTGAGAAGCCACCTAAAGTACCTTCTCAACAAGATAAAACCAATGATTTAGATTTACTAACAATGATTAAAGAACATATTAAGAAAGAACATCCCCAGGTTAAAGAGCCATATATTGCATTAATTCACAGACTTGATAGACCTGTAGGTGGGGTAATGGTGTATGGAAAAACAAAATTTGCCAGTGGTAAATTATCTGAACAAATTCAAAAAAAGCAAATGACAAAAAAATATATAGGAGTCGTTTGTGGAATACCTAAAGATAAAATGGGAGAATTAAAAAATCATCTCGTAAAAATAAGTGTGAAAAATTACTCAAAAGTTGTACCCAACAAACAAAACAACTCTAAGGAAGCCATATTAGAATATAAAGTTATTGAAAGTTGCCAAGATGATAAAGGTATACTTTCTTTATTAGAGTTTAATTTGATTACAGGTAGACACCATCAAATACGTGTTCAAACAGCTCATGCAGGTTGGCCGCTATGGGGGGATACAAAGTATAACAATGAATTTAAAGACAACAAGGAATGGACTCAAGTTGCCTTATGGGCCAAAGAATTGTCCTTTAATCATCCTAAAACAAATAAACCATTAACATTTGAATCAATGCCAACAAAGGAATATCCTTTTAATTTATTTAAAAACACATAA